A genomic region of Colletotrichum destructivum chromosome 5, complete sequence contains the following coding sequences:
- a CDS encoding Putative alcohol dehydrogenase, zinc-type, GroES-like superfamily, NAD(P)-binding domain superfamily, which translates to MAPVATGEMAPMHLPVYKSKSSSVTASVLHGPRDLRLETRSIQEPSVGELQISVKRTGICGSDVSYYKKFANGDLCACHPLSLGHESSGEVVAIGPQVTGFKLGDRVALEVGVPCGQCTICRKGRYNLCKKMRFRSSAKSVPHYQGTLQERINHPAAWCHKIPDHVSYEAAALLEPLSVAIHAVNRAKPEPGSTALVIGAGTVGLLTAAMARQAGCAQVTITDVDAGRVEYAVEKGFATHGHVVNSNSGTSTPADPGVMTPASIFSVQSVQGKFEGAKSLAVEILALTKVPEEVDVDYEDDGVDVTFECTGKEVCMQTSLYATRPGGKVVMVGMGTPVQTLPLSVAHLREIDILGIFRYANTYPTGVRLLCAKGNGGLPCLDDMVTHRFKGLHNASKAFELASRTCDDEGKLVLKVVIEA; encoded by the exons ATGGCCCCAGTTGCAACCGGAGAGATGGCACCAATGCATCTACCCGTCTACAAGTCAAAGTCTTCCTCGGTCACTGCCTCTGTCTTGCATGGCCCGCGGGATCTGCGATTG GAAACGAGATCGATCCAAGAGCCGAGTGTTGGGGAGCTGCAGATCTCCGTCAAGCGGACAGGCATCTGCGGGTCCGATGTCAGCTACTACAAGAAGTTTGCCAACGGAGACCTCTGCGCGTGCCACCCGCTCTCGCTGGGCCACGAGTCTTCGGGCGAGGTTGTTGCTATCGGTCCCCAGGTCACAGGCTTCAAACTTGGCGACAGAGTGgctctcgaggtcggcgtTCCTTGCGGCCAGTGCACCATCTGCCGCAAAGGCCGATACAACCTTTGCAAAAAGATGAGGTTCAGATCCAGCGCCAAAAGCGTCCCCCATTATCAAGGCACTCTCCAGGAACGGATCAACCACCCGGCGGCATGGTGCCACAAGATCCCGGACCACGTGTCTTACGAAGCAGCGGCTCTCCTCGAGCCCCTGTCCGTGGCGATCCATGCCGTCAACAGGGCGAAGCCCGAACCAGGATCCACGGCTTTGGTCATTGGGGCGGGGACCGTCGGCCTGTTGACGGCGGCAATGGCCCGCCAAGCCGGCTGTGCGCAAGTCACAATCACtgatgtcgatgccggccgagTCGAGTACGCAGTCGAGAAGGGCTTTGCCACGCACGGCCACGTCGTCAACAGCAACTCGGGCACCTCGACACCCGCAGACCCGGGAGTCATGACCCCCGCCAGCATCTTCTCGGTCCAGAGCGTTCAGGGCAAGTTTGAAGGCGCCAAATCGTTGGCCGTAGAGATCCTCGCCCTCACCAAAGTCCCGGAAGAGGTCGACGTGGACTacgaagacgacggtgtTGACGTCACATTCGAGTGCACCGGGAAGGAGGTCTGCATGCAGACCAGCCTATACGCCACGAGACCGGGCGGCAAAGTCGTTATGGTGGGCATGGGCACCCCCGTCCAGACGCTCCCGTTGTCCGTCGCGCACCTGAGGGAGatcgacatcctcggcatcttccgGTACGCCAACACGTACCCGACGGGCGTCCGTCTGCTCTGCGCCAAGGGCAACGGCGGCCTTCCCTGCCTGGACGATATGGTCACCCACCGGTTTAAAGGCCTCCACAACGCTTCGAAGGCCTTTGAGCTGGCGAGCCGGACGTgcgatgacgagggcaagCTGGTTCTCAAGGTCGTCATTGAGGCCTGA
- a CDS encoding Putative COP9 signalosome subunit 6, MPN domain-containing protein — protein MATSSVNPLISSQKSSELQAVLHPLVLLTISDYITRHTLRSQPGPIVGALLGQQNGREITIEHAFDCHTKEAPEVEGGYLLDPERFGARLEQMKTVHKDRGLDLVGWYTLLAAAGPTPTILPIHHQLLSEFNESALLLGFHPEEVFTHSVGGKLPMSIYESNYEVDDPRAAEADGEDKKMDDGESKLKLRFRELPYTVETGEAEMISMDHVARGAGNATAIEAPTETSAKPKVQLVESGGKRRVVESDDKAHTEAQLSPEEEEMVAALTAKANAVKMLQGRIRLITTYLERLPPEYLSGTEKSATATADGMQTTPSHTILRQIQALVNRLDLVVPSDADAFEKEVLCEENDVAITSRLNDLMQSINGMRDLGKKFGIAETARSRNRGGVPTDFPGYGSSGFNIPGAGDIMM, from the exons ATGGCAACTTCCAGCGTCAACCCGCTCATCTCGAGCCAGAAGTCATCCGAGCTCCAGGCGGTCCTGCACCCCCTCGTTCTCCTCACTATATCCGACTACATCACGCGCCACACTCTGCGCTCGCAGCCAGGGCCCATCGTTGGCGCCCTACTCGGCCAGCAGAACGGCCGAGAGATCACCATCGAACATGCGTTTGACTGCCACACAAAGGAAGCACCCGAGGTAGAAGGCGGCTACCTGTTGGACCCTGAGCGGTTCGGGGCAAGATTAGAACAGA TGAAGACAGTTCACAAAGACCgcggccttgaccttgtcggcTGGTACacccttctcgccgccgccggcccgaCGCCCACGATCCTCCCGATCCATCACCAGCTCCTCTCCGAATTCAATGAGTCCGCTCTGCTTCTCGGCTTTCACCCGGAGGAAGTCTTCACCCACTctgtcggcggcaagctgCCCATGTCCATCTACGAGTCCAActacgaggtcgacgaccCGCGCGCCGCTGAGGCAGATGGTGAGGACAAGAAGATGGATGACGGCGAGTCCAAGCTCAAGCTTCGCTTTCGCGAGCTTCCCTACACGGTTGAGACGGGAGAGGCCGAGATGATTAGCATGGATCACgtcgcccgcggcgccggcaatgccaccgccatcgaggccccCACGGAGACCTCTGCCAAGCCCAAGGTGCAGCTCGTCGAGTCCGGAGGCAAacgccgcgtcgtcgagtcGGACGATAAGGCTCACACCGAAGCTCAGCTGTCgccagaggaggaggagatggtcGCCGCGCTGACGGCCAAGGCGAACGCCGTCAAGATGCTGCAGGGCCGCATCCGCCTCATCACGACCTACCTCGAGCGCCTGCCGCCCGAATACCTATCCGGCACGGAGAAatccgccaccgccaccgccgacgggATGCAGACAACACCGTCGCACACGATTCTTCGCCAGATCCAGGCCCTCGTTAACCGGCTAGACCTTGTCGTCCCCTCGGATGCGGACGCCTTCGAGAAGGAAGTTCTCTGTGAGGAGAACGACGTAGCCATTACCTCGCGTCTTAACGACCTTATGCAGAGCATCAACGGCATGCGGGATCTTGGGAAGAAGTTTGGCATCGCCGAGACCGCCCGGAGTCGGAACCGGGGGGGAGTGCCGACCGACTTCCCGGGTTACGGGTCTTCTGGTTTCAATATCCCTGGCGCAGGCGACATCATGATGTAG